The Thermomonospora amylolytica sequence TGGCGTTCGGCGGCGACGTGCACTTCGAGGGGCAGCTCCGGGCGCGGCTGAACAACCCGCGGACCGCCCTCGGCCCCATCGCCGGCACCCTCCGCAAGGCCGACTTCGCCATGGTCAACCTGGAGACCGCCATCACCACCGGCGGCACCCCGGCCCCGGCCAAGCAGTTCGTGTTCCGCGCCCCGCCCTCGGCGATCACCGCGCTGAAGGCGGCCGGGGTGGACGCGGCCTCGCTGGCCAACAACCACGGCATGGACTTCATGGAGTCCGGCCTGAACGACTCCCTGCGGGCCATCAGGAAGTCCCGCTTCCCCATCCTCGGCGTCGGCAAGAACGCCGACGAGGCCTACAAGGCGTACCGGACCACCATCAAGGGCAACAGGCTCGCGGTGGTCGCCGCCACCCAGGTCCTCGACGACCACCTGATCGAGGCGTGGACCGCCACCGACACCAAGGGCGGGCTCGCCTCCGCCAAGGTGGTCGACCGGATGGTCCAGGCCGTCGAGGAGGCCCGCGAGGGCTCCGACATCGTCGTGGTCTTCCTGCACTGGGGCGCCGAGCTCCAGGAATGCCCGCTGCCCCGCCAGCAGGAGCTGGCGAACCAGCTCATCGAGGCCGGCGCGGACATCATCGTCGGCGGCCACGCCCACATCCCGCTCGGCGGCGGCTTCCTCAAGGGCAAGTACGTCCACTACGGCCTGGGGAACTTCGTCTTCTACTCGGCCAGCGGGCAGACCGCCAACTCCGGCGTCCTGGAGCTGACCGTCAACGACGGCAAGGTCACCAGGTCGGTGTGGAAGCCCGCCCGCATCTCCGGGGGCCTGCCGCGCCTGCTCACCGGCCAG is a genomic window containing:
- a CDS encoding CapA family protein; this translates as MRRANAATAALVGIALAATACGGGGGGSKAQGGTRPSTSAAPAGTGTPAPPAKQPITLAFGGDVHFEGQLRARLNNPRTALGPIAGTLRKADFAMVNLETAITTGGTPAPAKQFVFRAPPSAITALKAAGVDAASLANNHGMDFMESGLNDSLRAIRKSRFPILGVGKNADEAYKAYRTTIKGNRLAVVAATQVLDDHLIEAWTATDTKGGLASAKVVDRMVQAVEEAREGSDIVVVFLHWGAELQECPLPRQQELANQLIEAGADIIVGGHAHIPLGGGFLKGKYVHYGLGNFVFYSASGQTANSGVLELTVNDGKVTRSVWKPARISGGLPRLLTGQAAQAERQRWNRLRRCTGLTARP